In Ciconia boyciana chromosome 14, ASM3463844v1, whole genome shotgun sequence, the genomic stretch TCAAAGTTTTCTTACATGAAAGTGTAGCTCCGTTGACCGATTTATTTATGCTGCAGTAAGAAATTAGCATGCTACAAGAAACAATTGTGTAGATTGTCTTAAAATTTTAAGTGGAAAGTGACAGTAGCATTAATTAGGACTGTGAGATTTTGTACTGAAGACAACCATGTTTCTGAACAAGGCCTTATTATCTAGTTATTCAGTCAGATTTATTCAGcctttaaaattactgtaaaatataAGTGACttacaaaaaaagatttgaaaccAActggatgttttaaaatactttaagaaattaaaaccccAGCTGATACAACAGTATATTTGATGTCAAAGATCAAATGTAGGTTGGTAATATTGtgttaatttcatattttaaaaatacaaattagtCTTTAAAATTAGTATTGAGTATGTTATATAATCAAATAATATACATGTCTTCCATCTTTCTGTTGAAAACTACTCCTAAGTAGTGGtgccttattttctttccataaaggTTGTAGTATCCAAGTAGCAGTACTTAATACAGATCAAATTTGAGGTGTGATTGCTTTTTGTTATAAAGCACAgtaaaagtacttttaaaggCAACTGGATGAAGTAGAGTATTCATATACAAAGTTATACTCAAAGAAGGAAAGGCATCCCCCATGTAATGTTACCCAGAACCAAAAGATTACTCATAAGTAACAGGGAATTCCTAGCAAGCAGTGTACtttgggagaaagaaagattCCCTTCCTAATGAACAGAATGGTTGGTgtttggattttggtttttctttttaattaaaaaaaaaaaaaaaggaagggtgCAGAAAGGTCAAGGATAAGtttgttgaaataaatgtaCTGCTGTTGCAGTGAAGGACTTCTGCCAGGGTTTCTTTTACACACTCTGGCAAAAAGCCAGTCAAAACAGATTGAATGTTTTGTAAGGATGTCTGCTGAAACTTTCCTTTAATCTTGTTAGAATCCTTGTGGAAACTTTACGGGCTGTGTGACAGGAGGTGACAGTCTCAGGAATTGTCTAGAATCctttagcagaaatattttaggaCAAAGCACCTGCTTTCTCTAGGCatattttttttggtcttaatAAATTCTAAATCGGTAGACTATATGAACATAAGTAGCTCTGAAGAACTATTTATGTCTCCTCCCTTacatctgcatttgtttttacatttttcttaatattaacACTTTGAGATGTAACACATagatcaacactgttttcagcataaatccaaaacagagccccatactagctactataaagaaaattaactctatcctggcccaaaccagcacaaatctgaaagtctttcagaaaaatgatgttttcatATGCTACAtattgattattttgttttgggagTCTCTGataatttaatgcattttagaGGATCTTCTCATAGGAAGGTGGATTGTGTACCTCTTGTTAATGATAGAATTTGCACATAAATAAAGGCAGTGTGAACAGTGGCagagattatttcttttgaattaaTAAAACTGGATTTAGGCTGTTTAAATCTCAGAAGTGGTTTCAGTACTGTATGTAAGTCTTGGAGGCACTTTATAGTATCATTCTGTATATGGAAAGTAAGGATATTGAATTACTCTGGCTTTGGGGTATCATGGAAGGGAGTCATTGAAAAATGAGCAACACAGATGACTCTGTGTATCAGTTGGGTATTCTCCTTGCTGAAGATAAGCATgtttttttacatcattttttGAATGAGCTGagaaataatctgatttttggAAAAATGACTGAAGTTCCAGTGCAGTTTTGCTgattttgcagattttcttttcaagtttgAAATCTTGCCGTTTGAAAGAAATCTtagttccttttaaaataatctttctccATGAGTAAGGAAAGGCTATCTCCTGTTTGACTCATTAACAGGAGATGTTgaccttccctccccctcacTGGTAATTACAGTTAGAGTGTCAGTTTGGAAGGTCTCCAATATATATGCTTCAAGTTTCTttaaagaggaacaaaacctatTTTAGAATATTATGTGTTTGTTCTTTTGCATTGTTGAATAACGGAAGCACATGGAATTCTTCAAAATCAAATGTCAGCAGAAGATTTAGAGTGGTAGGAAAGGCTTCTCAGCTTGGTCTAAGGAGCAGttgaaaagggaggaaaaggtaGAATTTCAAAGGGGGTCTGCTGGTTTATAACCGATCAGCCTCTTGTTTTGTGGAGTGGAAAAGATGGCCTGTTTGGAAGGACAGTCAGAAATAGTCTTGCACATTTGTAACTTTACTactgagggaggaggagactTTTGCAAAAGGCTGAATTAGGTCTTTCTCAAACGGTTTGGATGGCATGTATCACATGCtgtatttgcatatatttgtCTCTAGTATACCAGTCACCTTAATTTCAGTTTGTAGTTATTAGAGCAAACTTGGCATGCTGCTTTGCATGTGATCTCAGTGTGGTCCTGTCTGTGTCAGAAGTAGCCTTTGCATGTTTTACCACTTCAGTTTTGCTTGTTGAGGAGTGTTGGCCCCTCAAAACAATTCCATAATGAGGACTGTAATCATATTTTCTGTTATATGTGCTGTCatattaaagtaatttcatCTAAAACTTCTCCCATGTAGTGATCCAGAAATACCAAATATAGTTAGTTCTTTGAGACACAAAATGTATTGTTATATAAGttccttgaaatattttggggtATTAGTAGATTAAATAATTCTAGAAGAAGCCACGAAATACCCTTAGTAATGTAAATAAGCTTACATGGTTTCAAAATCTCAAGTACTAACCTCATTGTGAGCCACTAGTCCTGGGGTGTATTATAAATACCCAGATACTGCATTTTAGCCCTGAATCTTTCTTGGAGTATGAACTGAGATCtgtaattagaaattaaattacctTGACTCTATTGTTCTTTTCTATTTGGTGATGAACAGCGTTGTGGCTATTTATAAACAAAGGGGGTTTTTATATctgaaattaccttttttttttctctttaacagaACAGTAGCTATCCATCAATGACCGATCCTTATCTGTCCAGTTATTATCCACCATCTATTGGGTTCCCCTATTCTCTCAGTGAAGCACCATGGTCTACAGGAGGAGATCCTCCTATCCCTTATCTTACCACCTATGGACAGCTCAGTAATGGAGATCATCATTTTATGCATGATGCTGTTTTTGGACAGCCTGGGGGTCTGGGAAATAATATCTATCAACACCGGTTTAactttttccctgaaaatccTGCCTTCTCAGCTTGGGGAACAAGTGGATCCCAAGGACAGCAGACTCAAAGTTCAGCATATGGGAGCAGTTACAGCTACCCACCTAGTTCACTGGGCGGTACCATTGTGGATGGACAAACAGGATTTCATAATGATACATTAAATAAAGCTCCTGGAATGAACAGTATTGAACAGGGAATGGTTGGACTTAAGATTGGTGGAGATGTTACAACTTCTGCGGTGAAAACAGTAGGTTCCGTTGTCAACAGTGCTGGGATGACAGGTGCCCTCTCTGGTAATGGTGGATCTAATGTAAACTTGCCAGTATCTAAACCAACTTCTTGGGCTGCTATAGCTAGCAAGCCTGCAAAACCACAgcctaaaatgaaaacaaaaactggaCCTGTAATTGGAGGAGCATTGCCTCCTCCACCTATAAAGCATAATATGGACATAGGTACTTGGGACAATAAGGGTCCTGTGGCAAAAGTTCCTGCCCCCCAACAGATTCCTTCTCCTCAGTCTGTCCCACAGCAACAAATTGTTCAGCCTGTTCCAACTCAGCCTCCTCCATTGACTCAGCCACAGTATCAGACCCCTCAGCAGCCACCCCAAAATCGCTGGGTAGCTCCTCGCAACAGAAACGCAGCTTTTGGCCAAAGTGGAGGAACTGGTAACGACAGCAACTCAGCTGGCAGTGCCCAGCCTAACCCTGTTCCAAGTGGCGAGTCCCATCCTGTTcttgaaaaactgaaagctgCTCACAGTTATAACCCTAAAGATTTTGAATGGAACCTTAAAAATGGACGTGTGTTCATAATAAAGAGCTATTCTGAGGATGATATTCATCGTTCCATTAAGTATTCTATTTGGTGTAGTACGGAACATGGCAACAAACGCCTGGACAGTGCTTTTCGGTCCATGAATAGCAAGGGTCCAGTCTACTTGCTATTCAGTGTCAATGGCAGTGGACACTTCTGTGGAGTAGCAGAGATGAAATCACCTGTGGACTACGGCACCAGTGCAGGTGTCTGGTCTCAGGACAAGTGGAAGGGGAAATTTGATGTCAAGTGGATCTTTGTGAAGGATGTGCCCAACAACCAGCTCCGACACATCAGGCTGGAGAACAATGACAACAAACCCGTTACAAACTCCCGTGATACACAGGAGGTGCCcctagaaaaagcaaaacaagtgcTTAAAATTATTGCTACTTACAAGCACACGACCTCCATCTTTGATGACTTTTCTCATTATGAAAAGCgccaagaagaggaggaggtggtgcgGAAGGtaaacttattaaaaaatttattttatacacagatatggggaaaatgaaatgtgaaggCTGCTATGGTGGAAAAAATGTAAGTAGGAATTCACAATGTTTTTAATACATCTCAACTTGATGGTTTTATGTGTGTTTAGcaacacaaaaaacaaactgatGCTTATTTGTCTGTGACAATTTCATAGCTAATGGGTTTCAAAGCAGAAAGTTAAGCAATAATGCAGGTGAAGGACATTACATCCAATTTTTTGgagtttgatttattttttaatcttaaaattgTTAATAAACTAGAGAAtagtttctgtttcagaattgGATTCTGCCCATGCTTGCCACTTAAGTTTTTTGCCTTATAAATATGAGGTGTTTTAACACTCTTTGACTGGAACTGGGCTATCAAAATTGATACCTGTGTTGGCATTTGAAATTTGTACATCACCTTTAAGAGCAAGAAGCCTGATCTTGTTTGTTCAGTTGATctctctggaaaagaaagagttgCATAAAATTGCTGCAATAGCGCTAGAAAGATTGCgtttctgctgctgaagtcacGTGTATTattatttgggaaaataaaGGTTTTCGGTTCCCAGGTCTAATCTGTCTACTAATTCTTGGAAAGAAGTTTTGAGTGAAGATGTAGTAAGAGAAATTTGGGCAGTAACCGGGAAAGTGTAGTAAAAATTTACATACGCTTTCATGGCTCCAAGTCTACCGCAAGAGACATCTGTCCCTATCTGTCTCATGACCTCAGTTTCAAGAATGCCTTTCTCTCATTAGGCAGTCTAGAAGTAATGGACTGACAAAATAATAGGTGTTGGGGTGTGTAGTTCCTAGCTAAGTAACGCTTACAGTTGCTTGATACTGATAGTGTTTCATAGACTTTTGTATAGCGTTTCgaataaagcatttatttgaCAGGCTAGTTTAGTGCAGCTCACACttgcttcaaaatgtttttgaagcaAAGACTTAACGCATGTTCCTGGAGCTTAAATTGAAGTTGccattttaaaggttttattgGCATTTTAAAGTGCagataaaattgttttaaactgtcttcataGAATGTACTCTGAAATTATGAGAGCAAAGGAGATCAGTGTCTTAAGAACTTTTTAGCTCAACTTTTCCTAGCCATCAGATACGATGTGCATAGCATACCTCAGCTcgggaggggaggagagcttAAGATTTGAAGCTTTTCTTGTGTATTCCCTGTGGGGTTCCACAAGCTAAAACCTAAAAGCCTTTACTTCAACACTTCCTTCCTTCAGTAGGCAATTAGCAATTCAATATTTAATGCAACCTGTGTCTTGAAGAGAGGTGTTCCCTTCTGTAGGAGAGAATCTTGAGTAAGTCAAAAGGCCTTGGttccttttccagtgtttaCAGCGTATGGGGgtgattgttttggtttttttaatgatgagtCTCCCTGTGATTTGCTGCCAAGTCTGAAGGGGAGAATAATGTGCGCGTTTGAGGAGTGAGAGTGCTGGGAAAGTGATAGGAGAGCTAGTCTTGAACAGTTAACATACTGGCCTGAGGAAGATCCAGATGGCTGCATACTGAGTGCCGAACTTCCTTTGCTTTGTAGTAGCTCAGGGGGCTGATGTTCAGCTATTGGGCTGATCCCGCTTTGGGTTGTTTTCATATACACAACTATTTCCCATTTTCAGTTCAAGTGCTGATACAATATTCTTACTCAGGTAACTGCTTTATAACAGGATCGGTTTTTCAaagtaatgcattttttctgcCTCATTTAAAACTGAGGCTCTAGCTTGTATGATGCATTCAGGAAATAAACTCTGAAGTCTAATTTAACATTTCTTAGGTTCCTCTGAACAGCTTAGAAATAGGACAATATACAGACAATTGAAGTACACTGTGGAAGATAATAGTGCTAGAGAGGTAAAGCAGATCAACAGTGAGGGAATGAAAAACAAGATGCTGCTTGTCAGGTTGCATTCTATAAAATTATTGTCTGGAAAGTTaatattttccccttcattGACTAAATGAATTTTAGAAGTCCAACTGATTACTGGAAGAGGTTTTTTGCAGGATATGTACACACTTAAACTTCTTATTGTTGAGAAGTTTGTGCTGTTGAAGTTAAAGCCTTCCTAATACGCAAAGTTAACCTTCCTGTGGCAATAATTTTTGAAGAATCTTATTGCTAGTTAGGTTATCTTATGACCTAATTGACATTTTCAGATGGTTGTTTGTATATGTGCCATCTTAATTGGTTTTCAAGTTGCTGTGGTTTTGATTCATTATACTCTATTTAGCAGTAAAATTACTTGTTGAAATTCTGTGCTTCCATTTCGCCACTGTTGTGATTACAAAGGGCTAGAATTCTTACAAATCTCCACATGGAGGGCTTGAatgctttaatttcatttatacGCAGATATTTAGTAGGGAAGATTAACTTCATGTAATCTGTACAATGCAAGTCACTaccatttcagttcttttctttaGAAGGTTACAGTTTGTTGCTAGCTCGTGTTTCCTTAACTGATGTGTGCAGTGTAAGCTCCAGAGTGTGCTCTCTGAGTTTAACTGATCCAGGAACCTCTGTGTTAACACCAAATCATCAAATGTGGATTCAGCAGGTATAATGCTGGATGAAATTCACTGAAGTGCCAAAGATTCATCAGTGTTACCAGCATTGCTTAAGGACTGTATCATCATCTAGAATTGAGGGAAGATTTGTTCATCCTGGGATCTAAGTCCAACTTTTGCTTTACCATAGTAATAAAGTATGTAAGCCCAGTCTGGTGACCCAGAACCTGGGAAAGGAGTAGTGGAAGGATATTGGTGTCTGGaatgaaatagcaaaaaaagtGAGTGGCATGAAATCTCTTCTGACCCTCCTAGCATTTCTCAGTCAGTTTCCAGGGCCACTACAGTGTCCACAAAGAGAGCAACTTCTGTGATCAAAGCTCATGctcttaaaatgtaaaaaaagttgCAACATGTGTGAGagcttctttaaaaagacaataaagTATAATGTGGCATTAATTATTAACGTTCCCTAGAAACGTGCTTGCATAGTCTTAACAAAATTGTCTTCTGAAGGTAAAAagcttgtaaagaaaataaactttgcagatttggtatttttatttgcatctcGTGATAGGACAGATGGGTTGATCTACTGTCAGCAGCTCGTCTTCATAGATCTGTATTTAACTAGATGGTCATAGTTACTCTGATGGACTGCTGTGCTGTCATCTCTGACCCGTGTCAAGGCGCTTGGCTATTCCAAGGTCTACACCTTGGTGTTGTGCTGGAAGAGCTGAGTAGTCTTATCTCAGAAAGCTCTTGAATCACCAAGCTTGCCGTTTCTCCTTTTGGGTGATTAAATATTGTAAGGTGTTAGCTAGTGCATGCTGGCACTCAGAAATACTCATTGTCTTCTAGCATTGCATATTTCCTTTCAGTATGCTTTCTGTGAACATTAATTGACACAGAACTCTTAAGGATGGAATATTGTCCTTCCTCCAAAACTGTaattaaacatttctattttaagcTTAATAGTAACTGTGTTTCCTGATGTAAAGATAACACTTATATTTTTGTGTCAGAAGATGAATGCTTTCATCCCACTGACCTTAACAAATAAAGTTTAGTAGGAAGGTTGACGGCTACTTCAGACTGAAGTGAAGGGAACAGAAGTTTGACAGGGATGAATGTCTCCAAAATGGAAGCTTCTGCAGGTTTTATGAAAACCAGTTTTTCCTGTGTCTGAAGACTATACACATTAATGTCACGAAGGAGACGTATGCAACAGGAGCTCCCCTGTCAGATATCAGAAAATtcccctggagaagagaaactATGAAGGCTCTGGATGGATCTTCAGAACC encodes the following:
- the YTHDF1 gene encoding YTH domain-containing family protein 1 isoform X2 produces the protein MSATSVDPQRPKGQDNKVQNGSLHQKDTVHDNDFEPYLSGQSNQNSSYPSMTDPYLSSYYPPSIGFPYSLSEAPWSTGGDPPIPYLTTYGQLSNGDHHFMHDAVFGQPGGLGNNIYQHRFNFFPENPAFSAWGTSGSQGQQTQSSAYGSSYSYPPSSLGGTIVDGQTGFHNDTLNKAPGMNSIEQGMVGLKIGGDVTTSAVKTVGSVVNSAGMTGALSGNGGSNVNLPVSKPTSWAAIASKPAKPQPKMKTKTGPVIGGALPPPPIKHNMDIGTWDNKGPVAKVPAPQQIPSPQSVPQQQIVQPVPTQPPPLTQPQYQTPQQPPQNRWVAPRNRNAAFGQSGGTGNDSNSAGSAQPNPVPSGESHPVLEKLKAAHSYNPKDFEWNLKNGRVFIIKSYSEDDIHRSIKYSIWCSTEHGNKRLDSAFRSMNSKGPVYLLFSVNGSGHFCGVAEMKSPVDYGTSAGVWSQDKWKGKFDVKWIFVKDVPNNQLRHIRLENNDNKPVTNSRDTQEVPLEKAKQVLKIIATYKHTTSIFDDFSHYEKRQEEEEVVRKERQNRNKQ
- the YTHDF1 gene encoding YTH domain-containing family protein 1 isoform X1, whose translation is MSATSVDPQRPKGQDNKVQNGSLHQKDTVHDNDFEPYLSGQSNQNSSYPSMTDPYLSSYYPPSIGFPYSLSEAPWSTGGDPPIPYLTTYGQLSNGDHHFMHDAVFGQPGGLGNNIYQHRFNFFPENPAFSAWGTSGSQGQQTQSSAYGSSYSYPPSSLGGTIVDGQTGFHNDTLNKAPGMNSIEQGMVGLKIGGDVTTSAVKTVGSVVNSAGMTGALSGNGGSNVNLPVSKPTSWAAIASKPAKPQPKMKTKTGPVIGGALPPPPIKHNMDIGTWDNKGPVAKVPAPQQIPSPQSVPQQQIVQPVPTQPPPLTQPQYQTPQQPPQNRWVAPRNRNAAFGQSGGTGNDSNSAGSAQPNPVPSGESHPVLEKLKAAHSYNPKDFEWNLKNGRVFIIKSYSEDDIHRSIKYSIWCSTEHGNKRLDSAFRSMNSKGPVYLLFSVNGSGHFCGVAEMKSPVDYGTSAGVWSQDKWKGKFDVKWIFVKDVPNNQLRHIRLENNDNKPVTNSRDTQEVPLEKAKQVLKIIATYKHTTSIFDDFSHYEKRQEEEEVVRKVNLLKNLFYTQIWGK